One part of the Vicia villosa cultivar HV-30 ecotype Madison, WI linkage group LG6, Vvil1.0, whole genome shotgun sequence genome encodes these proteins:
- the LOC131614760 gene encoding uncharacterized protein LOC131614760: MSSQLSVFILYLRRFAEEGEMNHGSSSNESSDDGGADGYYWEETITSGYTASRNVLHIPRRVCRSCSFFSSMIELCDYDTGLTHDCIIQSETLDGVEYLYIGEGWYQFARKKVFRRGDRVGFTVSLVPNRLYVKLLNR, from the exons ATGTCAAGCCAGCTGAGCGTTTTCATTTTATATCTGCGAAGGTTTGCTGAAGAAGGAGAAATGAATCACGGAAGCAG TTCAAATGAATCATCAGATGATGGTGGAGCTGATGGATACTACTGGGAGGAAACCATTACATCAGGCTACACTGCAAGCCGAAATGTTCTT CATATTCCAAGGAGAGTCTGTAGGTCCTGTAGCTTTTTCTCTTCAATGATAGAATTGTGTGATTATGATACAGGACTTACACATGATTGCATCATCCAGAGTGAAACTCTTGACGGTGTAGAGTATCTGTATATAGGGGAGGGGTGGTACCAATTTGCAAGGAAGAAAGTATTCAGGAGAGGTGATCGGGTAGGTTTTACCGTTTCACTGGTTCCTAATAGGTTGTACGTGAAATTGTTGAATCGTTGA